Proteins encoded in a region of the Candidatus Afararchaeum irisae genome:
- a CDS encoding NAD(P)/FAD-dependent oxidoreductase, giving the protein MSDTKEVAVVGGGVAGLVAARCLGASGFEVTVYDKNAEVGGRVRSAKRDGFVFDRGFQVFFTAYPEARRELDYERLDLRYFDPGAEIAHGGRVSTVSDPLRKPTDLLPTVLSRAATVGDKLRLMGLRATVGRKSPRQIFEGTDTSIRDYLVSKGFSDRFIEAFAEPFYGGITLDPSLSTSKKVFEFTFKMMSEGKVGVPSGGMGEIPAQIARRAESNGVRIRRGDWVEEIGDDATLKVDGETYEYDAVVVATDPKEARRLTRADNIPTEARSCVTQYYELDLSETRMGKRILLNADTSKPNHVVPLSNVAPEYTPDGVEMASAVFMGLPNEDDDGLRRKTQSLLEKQYGVGDLELLHTDRIEFAQFAQPPGIHSRLPSNRLSEGHDVYLAGEFTEASSINAAMASGRKAAQAVEEDLG; this is encoded by the coding sequence ATGTCAGACACGAAAGAAGTAGCCGTCGTCGGCGGCGGCGTAGCGGGGCTCGTGGCGGCGAGATGTCTCGGAGCCTCGGGGTTCGAAGTCACCGTCTACGACAAAAACGCCGAAGTCGGGGGACGCGTGAGGTCGGCGAAACGTGACGGCTTCGTCTTCGACAGGGGATTCCAGGTCTTCTTCACCGCCTACCCCGAGGCGAGACGTGAACTAGACTACGAAAGACTCGACCTGCGCTACTTCGACCCCGGCGCGGAGATAGCCCACGGAGGACGTGTCTCGACCGTCTCAGATCCTCTCAGGAAGCCGACTGACTTACTCCCGACAGTCCTGAGCCGAGCCGCGACGGTCGGAGACAAACTACGTCTGATGGGACTGAGAGCGACCGTGGGGAGGAAGTCGCCAAGACAGATATTCGAGGGTACCGACACGTCGATACGTGATTATCTCGTCTCTAAGGGCTTCTCCGACCGTTTCATAGAGGCATTCGCGGAGCCGTTCTACGGCGGTATAACACTCGATCCATCGCTGTCGACGTCGAAGAAGGTCTTCGAGTTTACCTTTAAGATGATGTCAGAGGGAAAAGTCGGGGTTCCGTCGGGAGGAATGGGGGAGATCCCAGCACAGATAGCACGCAGAGCCGAGTCGAACGGTGTCAGGATCAGGAGAGGAGACTGGGTCGAGGAGATAGGAGACGACGCGACTCTGAAGGTCGACGGAGAGACTTACGAGTACGACGCCGTCGTCGTGGCGACTGATCCGAAGGAAGCGAGACGTCTCACACGTGCGGACAACATACCTACAGAGGCGAGATCATGTGTGACTCAGTACTATGAACTCGACCTCTCGGAGACCCGAATGGGTAAGAGGATACTCCTCAACGCCGACACCTCGAAACCGAACCACGTAGTCCCCCTCTCGAACGTCGCACCCGAGTACACACCCGACGGCGTCGAGATGGCTTCGGCTGTCTTCATGGGTCTTCCAAACGAGGACGACGACGGTCTGAGGAGGAAGACTCAGAGCCTCCTCGAAAAACAGTACGGTGTGGGTGACCTGGAGCTTCTACACACCGACAGGATAGAGTTCGCTCAGTTCGCACAGCCGCCCGGCATACATTCGCGCCTCCCGTCAAACCGTCTCTCGGAGGGACACGACGTCTACTTAGCGGGTGAGTTCACCGAGGCGTCCTCTATAAACGCCGCGATGGCGAGCGGGCGTAAGGCAGCACAGGCAGTAGAGGAAGATCTGGGCTGA
- a CDS encoding YbhB/YbcL family Raf kinase inhibitor-like protein, which produces MRLSSPEFEDGGEIPREYGYTNRNVSPPLDIDDVPEDAESLVLVVDDPDAVEPAGKVWDHWVLWNLDPSTREIPEDADIGDLGGVEAKNDYGEKGYGGPNPPDREHSYRLRLYAVDITLDLPETATKQDVIDAVDGHTVAEAEITGRFSS; this is translated from the coding sequence ATGAGGCTGTCTAGCCCTGAGTTTGAAGACGGTGGCGAGATACCCCGTGAGTACGGCTACACGAACCGGAACGTCTCGCCCCCTCTCGATATCGACGACGTGCCCGAAGACGCCGAGTCCCTCGTCCTGGTCGTCGACGATCCCGACGCCGTCGAGCCCGCTGGCAAGGTCTGGGATCACTGGGTACTCTGGAACCTCGATCCCTCGACACGTGAGATACCTGAAGACGCTGATATCGGAGACCTCGGAGGTGTCGAGGCGAAAAACGACTACGGCGAGAAGGGGTACGGAGGTCCCAACCCACCCGACCGCGAACACAGCTACAGGCTCCGTCTCTACGCAGTCGACATTACACTCGACCTCCCTGAGACGGCGACAAAACAGGACGTTATAGACGCCGTAGACGGACACACCGTCGCGGAAGCGGAGATTACCGGCAGATTCTCAAGTTAA